The Bos indicus x Bos taurus breed Angus x Brahman F1 hybrid chromosome 11, Bos_hybrid_MaternalHap_v2.0, whole genome shotgun sequence genome includes a region encoding these proteins:
- the LOC113900665 gene encoding histone H2B type 1-H-like yields MSALIGHRSDRIQAKGLSTQSVLLGVVIIDIPEPAKSAPAPKKGSKKAMTKAQKKDGKKRKRSRKKSYSVYVYKVLKQVHPDTGISSKAVGIMNSFVNDIFERIAGEASCLAHYNKRSTVTSREIQTAMRLLLPWELAKHAVSEGTKAVTKYTSSK; encoded by the exons ATGTCTGCCCTAATTGGCCACAGAAGTGACAGGATTCAAGCCAAG GGGCTAAGCACCCAGTCTGTGTTGTTGGGTGTTGTCATTATAGACATCCCTGAACCGGCTAAGTCTGCTCCTGCCCCTAAAAAGGGCTctaaaaaagctatgaccaaggcccagaagaaggacGGCAAGAAGCGCAAGCGCAGCCGCAAGAAGAGCTACTCCGTGTACGtgtacaaggtgctgaagcaAGTCCATCCGGACACGGGCATCTCGTCCAAGGCCGtgggaatcatgaactccttcgtcAACGACATTTTCGAGCGCATCGCTGGCGAGGCATCGTGCCTGGCGCATTACAACAAGCGCTCAACTgtcacatccagggagatccagaccgcCATGCGCTTGCTGCTACCTtgggagctggccaagcacgccgtgtccgagggcactaaggctgtcaccaagtataccagctccaagtaa